Within the Mucilaginibacter sp. CSA2-8R genome, the region CTACCAATGGGTCCGGTATCAATATTTGGAACGAACAAAGTCAGTCTTTAAGTGCAATACTGCCCGGCGAGTCCCGCTACGATTTAAAAAGTGGAGCAGTATCTGTAGTTTTCGAAGATAACGAAAGTCGGAAATGGATAGCTACCCTGCGTGGCGGCATCAATGTAATTGATAAAAATATCAATTTGTTCAGGCTTTATAATCACGATGCTTTCAACAAAAACAGTGTCCCTAATAACTTTATCCGTTCATTTTGCGAAGACGAACTGCATAATGTGTGGATTGGTACAGACGGTCGTGGTATAAGTTACTGGAACACAAAAAATAATACTTATCAAACTTACGATCACCATCCTGCTGCGGGCAGTATTAGCAGTAATTTTGTAGTCAGTGTAATAAAAGACTACACCAATAAAATCTGGGTGGCATCTTTTAACGGCGGTATTGATGCGTTTGATAAGTCAGCTCACGGCTTTAGGCATTACCCCTGTTTTGAACTCGGCACCAAAGTAGAGGAGCGTAATATCTGGAAGCTGTACGAAGATGCTAAACACCGGCTATGGGCAGGCAGCACCTGGGGTGGAGCATTATATTTATACAATAGAAAGCTTGATAGCTTTGAGATATTTGATAAAAGGCTGGTTGATATACACACCCTTTTTGAAGATGATAAGGGAGAACTTTGGGGAGGAAATTACACCCACCTTATCAATATTGATACTAAGCAAAAAAAACACCGGTATTATTTTATCGGGCAGGCCATAAGGGCTATTGCGCAAGATAGCCTTCATCAATTATGGATTGGTACAGAGGGCGGTGGATTGTTAAAGTTTAACAGGCAAACCCATCAATTTATCCGGTATACCGAAAATGAGGGATTGCCCAGCAACACTGTACTGAATATTTTGATTGACAACAAAAATAATTTATGGTGCAGTACTTATAACGGACTTTCGAAGTTTGTACAGGCTAAGCGCAGCTTTATCAACTATTTTGCTTCTGATGGCTTGCAGAGTAACCAGTTTATGTATAATGCTGCGTTGAGGCTACAATCGGGGCAAATGCTTTTTGGCGGTATAAAAGGATTTAATCTTTTTAACCCGGATAGCGTATCGGCTTATGTACACCAGCCTCGTGTGCAGTTAACAGATTTTAAGGTAAGCAACGTGCCTTTAAACAGAACCGGTTATGCAGACCAGCAATCACTTAACACGGTAAAGCACATTAAAATACCCTTCAATCAGGCAACAATTTCCATAAGTTTTACGGCACTTGAATACTCCTATCCCGAAAAAATTAGTTATGCATACTATTTAGAAGGATGGGATCATGAATGGAATTACGTAGGCAAATCAACCTCTGCATATTTTAGCAGGCTTACCGAAGGTGACTATTCACTTAAAATTAAAGCAACCAATACCGAGGGGACGTGGAGTAGTGAACCATTAGTTATTAAAATAACCGTATTGCCACCTTGGTACCGTACGTGGTGGGCCTATCTTGGCTATCTTACTGTTTTTGGTTTAAGTGCATACGCTTTTGGTTACTACCGCAAGCGGCAGCTAAAATTAACTTACGAGGTTGAAATTGCTAACCTTCGCGTTGAAAGAGAAAAGGAATTGAATGAAAAGAAGCTGGCATTCTTTACCAATGTTTCGCACGAATTCAGAACGCCGCTTACCCTCATCATTAATCCGATAAAAGATTTGCTCAATCAAAATAAGAGCAATGCTGATGAACTAAACGTAATTTACCGTAATGCGCGCCGCCTGTTAGGGATGGTTGACCATCTATTATTATTTCGCAAAACAGAAACTGAAAATACACAGCTTAAGGCAAGCAGGGTAGATTTTGTGACGCTGTGTAACGATGTGTTTGTTTGCTTTGCTCAGCAGGCAAAAATTAGAAAAATTAGTTACACGCTTGATTTTAAGGCTGAAAGCGTTGAAATATATGCTGACCGTGAAAAAATAGAGATCGCATTATTCAATTTAATTTCAAATGCAATAAAATTTACGCCCGATGGCGGCAGTATTGTAATAACGCTCGATGAAGATGATGGCAATGTGTTTTTTACCATTGCTGATAACGGCATAGGTATTAGTAAAGATGTTGGCGATAAGCTTTTTAATAAGTTTTACCAGGCAAAAGACAGTAACTATTTTAAAACCGGATTTGGAATAGGTTTGTATTTGGTTAAGGTTTTTATTGAAGCACATCACGGCAGTATTAATTATTGCAACAACCCTAACGGCGGCACTACTTTTACGTTGAGCATACCCAAAGGAAAAAAGCATTTTACGCTCGAGGAAGTTTGCGAGAACGTGATTTTTGATGCTAATCCTATTACTGAATTGATTGACTATAACAATCGTGAAGCGGTAGTACAGGAAGCGGAAACTGTTAATTTGGAGTTATTGTTATCTAACAAACTATCCATTCTCATTATTGATGATAATGAACAGATTAGAGATTACATCAAAAAAGTATTTAATCAAGACTATAATGTGCTTGAAGCCTGTTCGGGTAAGCAGGGTTTGGAAATCATCAAAAAATATCTGCCCGATATGGTGATCAGTGATATTGTTATGGGGGAGATGAGCGGGTTGGAACTTTGCAAAGCCATAAAGCAGGATACATCTATTAATCATATTCCGGTTATTTTATTAACCGGCGATGCGACGTCCGGCATTATGATTAAGAGTATTGAAGAGGGCGCTGTTGACTTTTTAAGTAAGCCTTTTGAAAAGGAGATACTGATAGCTAAGGTAAAAAGTATACTGCGCAGCAGGGCCGAATTACAAAACTACTTTTATAAAGAAATTACGCTCAAAAATAATGTGCGTAATATATCCGAAGAACATAAAGACTTTTTGTACAACTGTATCAGTGTTATTGAGCAGCATTTGATTGACCATAATTTCGACGTGGAAATGCTATCAAAAAAAGTAGGTATGAGCTATCCTACGTTGTTTAAACGTATTAAGCTAATCACCGGGCAATCGGTCAATAATTTCATCAGGTTCGTGCGTTTACGCAAAGCAGCCGAATTATTAATTCATACCAATTGCAATGTAAACGAAGCCGCTTACCAGGCAGGGTTTAATGACATCAAGTATTTTCGCGAGCACTTCAATAAGCAGTTTGGTGTCAATCCCTCCGAATTTATAAAAAAGCACCGTGCTACGTTTCAGATATCTTATCGGATGAATCAGTCTAACTAATGGCATACTTATCAAAGTATTCCCATTCGAGATTACTTTTTTAAAACAGCATGTTGCATGGTGAGCATTTTATTGCTACAAATTAAAACCGGCATGGTAAGTATGTGAGCTGCATACTTACTGAGAGGGGTAAATAAGTATATAAAACTAATTTACCCCCTATATTTTATGGTTTTACCCCCCTTTGTCTACGCTAATTACCGCTTACTTCGTCTTAATTAGAGCGCCATCGTTAAACCAAGCGAACGTTTAAACCTATAACATAGCTTAATAATTAACAGTGCCATATTAAGTTATCAGGCAGCCAAAACGAGGCTATTCTGGTAATTGATAAGTGTGCATATTTTAAAAACCAATTCATCTAAACAATTAATGTATGAGAAAAAATTTTACTAATCTCATTTTACTTACGCTATTATTTAGCGTTGCATTAGCAGGCATAGTACCTGCAGCTTTTGCCCAAAGCTCCTATACTGTAACAGGTAGGGTATTAGATTTGAAAAACATTCCTTTGCCTGGTGCTACTGTCAAGGTAGAGGGTTCCCAACAAGGAACTGTAGCTGATGTAAACGGTAGTTTTAAAATCAATTTAAGCTCACCAGCTACGTTGGTTATTTCATTTACTGGCATGGTATCAAAGAGTGTGAAGGTTAGTGCTTCAAACAATCAAGTAGAAGCAAACTTGGCCGATGGCGGCAAGCAACTTACCGATGTGGTTGTAGTTGGTTACGGTAATCAAAGACGCTCAGATGTTACCGGTTCAGTTACCTCAGTACCTAAGTCTCGTTTATCTCAATTGCCGGTAACCAACGTATTGCAGGCATTAGAAGGTGCTGTACCTGGGGTTAACGTTGTTACCAGTTCTTCGGTTCCAGGTACACAACCATCGGTGCAGGTTCGTGGTCAAAATTCAATATCGGCCGGCAACTCACCTTTTGTCGTGGTAGATGGTATTCCTCTAAGCAAATCAGGCGGTTCGTTGAACGATATTAATCCTAACGATATAGCATCGATGGAGATATTGAAGGATGCATCAGCAGCGGCAGTTTATGGTACCAATGCATCAAACGGCGTAATTATTATAACCACCAAAAGAGGTGCAAGTGGTAAGCCAGTGATTAGGTACAGCGGTTATGGCGGTTGGGAAAATTATGCGCATAAATTGGAGCCGCGCGACCCTGCTTCTTTTACACAAAAGTATTTGGATTATCTATCGCAAAATAATTTAAAGCAGCAGTTTACAGAACCGGTTTACAACAACGGCGAACGTGCAAATTATGCTGCGGGTAACATCACCAACTGGTTAGACGCCGTTAGCCAGCAGGGTTATATGCAAGATCATAACCTGAGTGTACAAGGCGGCAGTGAGGATGTGAAATACTTTTTATCTGGTGATTACCTGAAGCAAAAAGGTGTTTTGCAAGGTTATCAGTATCAACGCGTAAGTATTCGTTCTAATTTAGATGTTAATGTAACTAAGTTTTTATCAGTAGGTACTTCAGCTTTCGTAACTAATAACAACTATGATGGCGGCCGTGTAAACCTATTGTTTGCCACCGCTATGAGCCCTTATGGAAACATTTATAACGCCGATGGTACTTACGCTATTTACCCGCAAGCCCCTGAGCAATTATATACTAACCCTTTCTTAGGGTTAAATACTGACGTGGTAAATCGCAGTGTTAATGTGGTGGGTAATGGCTATGCAGAGGTGAAATTTGGCGGTTTAATTAAAGGTCTAAAATATCGTTTAAATGTTGGTTACAACTACCTGCCAACCCGTTACAACTACTACAGCGGTCGTTTAGCAAATACCCCATTAGGATCAGCTACTGCTACCAACACCGAAACTACAGGTTACACACTTGATAATCTGTTGCTTTATGTACGCGACTTTGGAAAAAGCCGTGTAGATTTTACCGGTTTGTACGGTGCTCAACGCCGCCGTTATGTTAGTGCAACTGCAGGTGCAACCAATTTTGTAAACGATGCTTTATCTTATAATAACATTGGTGCAGGTGCAACTCAAACAGCAAGTTCTTATTCAGACCGCTATGCGCTTAATTACCAGATGGCGCGTTTAGTTTACTCGTATGATCAGCGTTATGTAATTACAGGTACCGTTCGTCGTGATGGTTCTTCAGTATTCGGTGCCAACACCAGCAAGTTTGGTACATTTTACTCAGCTGCGTTGGCTTGGAATATCAGCAACGAAGCATTTATGAAGAATGTAAAGTTTGTAAATACTTTAAGGTTACGCGGCTCTTACGGTAAAGCCGGTAACGAGGGTATTAGTGTATATGGTACTATAACAACTGACGGCAGCACACGCTTTCCATTCAACGGTGTAAGTTATATTGGTTTGCAAGCCGGTAACTTGGGTAACGCTAATTTACAGTGGGAAGCCACCAAACAAACTAACATAGGTTTAGAGTTCGCAGTATTAAATAACCGCATAACTGGTAATATTGATGTTTACAATAGCGCTAACAATGGCTTATTACTTTCAAGAGCGTTACCAGCAATTACAGGCTACGGCAGGGTTTTAGATAACTTAGGTAAAACACGTAACCGCGGTATTGAGGTAACTTTGAATACTAAAAACGTTCAGTTTAAGAAATTTGCCTGGGAAAGTAACATCGTATTTGCAGCCAATAAAAACAAGATTGTTGATTTGTACGGCGACCAGCAGAGCGACTTAGGTAACCGCTGGTTTATCGGTTCTCCAATCAGTGTAATATATGATTATAAAATGGTTGGTGTTTGGCAAACTGGCGAAGATGCTTCTAAGCAAGATCCGGGTGCTAAGCCAGGTGATTTAAAATTTGCTGATACTAACGGTGATGGTAAAATTACTCCTGATGATCGCGTTATATTAGGTCAAACTGCACCAAAATGGACCGGTGGCTTTTCAAATACGTTTAGGTATAATAATTTAAGCTTAACCGTTTTTATTCAAACTGCACAAGGCATGCTGAAAAACAATGCCGATTACAACTATGCTGATGAGGCTGGTCGTCGTAATACACCTGCCGAGATTGGTTACTGGACGCCTACTAATGGTAGCCAGGACTTCCAGTCTTTATCATATACCAATACTCGTGGATATGGTTATCCCCACAATGCAAGCTATACTCGGCTAAAGGATATAACGCTTAACTATACCGTGCCTCAAAGTATTGCTAACAAACTCGGTTTGTCAACTTTAAGCGTATATGCAAGTGGTCGTAATTTACACACCTGGACTAAATGGATAGGTTGGGACCCGGAACAAACTTATTACACTCGTGGTAGCGGCAACTCTGGTAATAACCAAGCTGCGTTCGCTGCCGATTTCAGTAATAACTATCCTGTTACCCGTACTTTTGTACTGGGACTTAATATTTCATTAAAATAATTTAGCTTAATAAAGACATGAAAAAGTTTTCTATCATATTGGGCGTTGCGTCTGCACTTTTATTGGGTGCGTCTTCTTGCAAAAAGAGTTTTCTCGACGAAAAGCCATATTCTTCATATTCTCCTCTAACAGTTACCGATTCTTTAGGGTTCGAAGCTTCGCTTATAGGACTTTACCAATACCAAACCGGAACACTTACCTGGTCGAGCGATCAAGGCT harbors:
- a CDS encoding two-component regulator propeller domain-containing protein, producing the protein MNSLPLKGFKEYLLFLFGFLCAAAGYASPVPVKYLGIENGLSNNSATCIAQDKYGFIWIGTYDGLNRYDGYEFKTFKNIWGNAKSLVNNHTKAVRAVGNRIYAGTEKGMCYFDYTDSEFHSLYYLDENKRRIKVNFDINEILSDAKGNVYAATSQTALLKFSPHDTVGVAINVGLGNTVQCMTFDRTNRLCVFINGVGLGCYDAAKNKITIINREVITAGCLAADVHNNIWIGSANGLYIYNRISKKVGLFENSKRKLVAGNISNLLLTANGSMWISTNGSGINIWNEQSQSLSAILPGESRYDLKSGAVSVVFEDNESRKWIATLRGGINVIDKNINLFRLYNHDAFNKNSVPNNFIRSFCEDELHNVWIGTDGRGISYWNTKNNTYQTYDHHPAAGSISSNFVVSVIKDYTNKIWVASFNGGIDAFDKSAHGFRHYPCFELGTKVEERNIWKLYEDAKHRLWAGSTWGGALYLYNRKLDSFEIFDKRLVDIHTLFEDDKGELWGGNYTHLINIDTKQKKHRYYFIGQAIRAIAQDSLHQLWIGTEGGGLLKFNRQTHQFIRYTENEGLPSNTVLNILIDNKNNLWCSTYNGLSKFVQAKRSFINYFASDGLQSNQFMYNAALRLQSGQMLFGGIKGFNLFNPDSVSAYVHQPRVQLTDFKVSNVPLNRTGYADQQSLNTVKHIKIPFNQATISISFTALEYSYPEKISYAYYLEGWDHEWNYVGKSTSAYFSRLTEGDYSLKIKATNTEGTWSSEPLVIKITVLPPWYRTWWAYLGYLTVFGLSAYAFGYYRKRQLKLTYEVEIANLRVEREKELNEKKLAFFTNVSHEFRTPLTLIINPIKDLLNQNKSNADELNVIYRNARRLLGMVDHLLLFRKTETENTQLKASRVDFVTLCNDVFVCFAQQAKIRKISYTLDFKAESVEIYADREKIEIALFNLISNAIKFTPDGGSIVITLDEDDGNVFFTIADNGIGISKDVGDKLFNKFYQAKDSNYFKTGFGIGLYLVKVFIEAHHGSINYCNNPNGGTTFTLSIPKGKKHFTLEEVCENVIFDANPITELIDYNNREAVVQEAETVNLELLLSNKLSILIIDDNEQIRDYIKKVFNQDYNVLEACSGKQGLEIIKKYLPDMVISDIVMGEMSGLELCKAIKQDTSINHIPVILLTGDATSGIMIKSIEEGAVDFLSKPFEKEILIAKVKSILRSRAELQNYFYKEITLKNNVRNISEEHKDFLYNCISVIEQHLIDHNFDVEMLSKKVGMSYPTLFKRIKLITGQSVNNFIRFVRLRKAAELLIHTNCNVNEAAYQAGFNDIKYFREHFNKQFGVNPSEFIKKHRATFQISYRMNQSN
- a CDS encoding TonB-dependent receptor — translated: MRKNFTNLILLTLLFSVALAGIVPAAFAQSSYTVTGRVLDLKNIPLPGATVKVEGSQQGTVADVNGSFKINLSSPATLVISFTGMVSKSVKVSASNNQVEANLADGGKQLTDVVVVGYGNQRRSDVTGSVTSVPKSRLSQLPVTNVLQALEGAVPGVNVVTSSSVPGTQPSVQVRGQNSISAGNSPFVVVDGIPLSKSGGSLNDINPNDIASMEILKDASAAAVYGTNASNGVIIITTKRGASGKPVIRYSGYGGWENYAHKLEPRDPASFTQKYLDYLSQNNLKQQFTEPVYNNGERANYAAGNITNWLDAVSQQGYMQDHNLSVQGGSEDVKYFLSGDYLKQKGVLQGYQYQRVSIRSNLDVNVTKFLSVGTSAFVTNNNYDGGRVNLLFATAMSPYGNIYNADGTYAIYPQAPEQLYTNPFLGLNTDVVNRSVNVVGNGYAEVKFGGLIKGLKYRLNVGYNYLPTRYNYYSGRLANTPLGSATATNTETTGYTLDNLLLYVRDFGKSRVDFTGLYGAQRRRYVSATAGATNFVNDALSYNNIGAGATQTASSYSDRYALNYQMARLVYSYDQRYVITGTVRRDGSSVFGANTSKFGTFYSAALAWNISNEAFMKNVKFVNTLRLRGSYGKAGNEGISVYGTITTDGSTRFPFNGVSYIGLQAGNLGNANLQWEATKQTNIGLEFAVLNNRITGNIDVYNSANNGLLLSRALPAITGYGRVLDNLGKTRNRGIEVTLNTKNVQFKKFAWESNIVFAANKNKIVDLYGDQQSDLGNRWFIGSPISVIYDYKMVGVWQTGEDASKQDPGAKPGDLKFADTNGDGKITPDDRVILGQTAPKWTGGFSNTFRYNNLSLTVFIQTAQGMLKNNADYNYADEAGRRNTPAEIGYWTPTNGSQDFQSLSYTNTRGYGYPHNASYTRLKDITLNYTVPQSIANKLGLSTLSVYASGRNLHTWTKWIGWDPEQTYYTRGSGNSGNNQAAFAADFSNNYPVTRTFVLGLNISLK